The Acinetobacter lwoffii genomic sequence GCCAAGATACAGAGCCGTGTATTTCGTTCAATAAGTGTTGCTATCGAACTTTTATTGTCTTTACCTTTAATTAAATCAGCTTCCCAATGACCCGGTATTTTTCTTTCTTGAACTTCGGCTGGGCGCTCATGAATAGTTTTAATATCCTGTAATATAGAATCTTTTTTAGGTTCACCGTTAGCTTTTCGCTTTTTATTTTCATGACGCAGACAGGATAATAAGTCTTTTTTCAACTCACCCTTTGGTAATGCTCGTATCGTTGAATAAATCGTTGTATGGCTTACATTCATTGTTTGATCCAAATCAGGAAATGTCTTTAAACGCTTTGCTATTTGCTGAGGAGACCATAAACAACGGATCGCTTCAACAATAAATTTCCAGAGGATTGAATCGATTTTGAGTTTTCTGTGACCACGTCTACGTCTAGCGAAGGTGTTATCAGAAGCATATTGAGCTTGATAAACGTCATTGATGCTATTTCTTTTAAGCTCACGATAGATCGTACTAGGATGTCTTTTAATGAGTTCAGCAAATTTTCTGGCTGAAAAGCCTTCTTTTCTTGACTCAAGCATTAATGCAGTACGATCTTCAAAGTTAAGATGATGGTATGACAATTTTATATACTCCATAAACCCTTTAAATTAATTAGGTGGTTTATGTCGCACTTCAAGTTTTACTCTGCCGGACATATCATCAGCTTAACAAAAGATTTTTGTTACTTTTGATCTTTCAAAAGTAAAGAAAAAAAGAAGCTATAAAATAGATCAACTTAAATCTGCCCAAAGCACATTCATAAGAATTTGAATGATTGAAAGCCCAAATTAACCTCTCCTTAACCCTCTCCTAGAAGGCATAGGTATCTACACATCTATGAGATACCTAATGCCATTGTGGCTATCTCATTGAGTTCATCTATTGAATATTCCGAGAGCAGTTGAAGAGTGTTCAGTAAAATCGAAAGCCCTGCCAATAAGGCAGGTGCACTTTCCAACCTACCTCTTTTCTGCTGCCGACCTGAAAGACGGGTGAGAAATACACGAATTTTCTGATGGTGTTCATCTTCAGAACGCTGGATTCGCCAAGTTAAAACACAAGCCATACAGCTAATCAGTAACCGCCTTAAAATGGCTTCAGGTCTGGTCTGAAGCCATGCTTCAATATCATGACCTGCCTGCTTGAGCAGCTTGAAATAGCATTCAATTGTCCAGCGCCAGTAATACCAGGTCGTCATCTCTACCGTAGTAATCTCTGATGGAACATTGCTGATTAGTGACCATCTTGCGACGGTCTTATCCTGATCATCTTTCACTACGGCAACAATTAATCTGGCTTCAATCGCACTCCCTGGCTGGGGAGCAACCCGTTGGCCTGAATCGTCATTTCTCTTCGGTTTTGCTGCACGTGTTATCCGGATAGCAGTTTCTCCCACATGCAACATATGCCGGTTTCCTTTATAGGCAATCGGCTGGACCTGCTGCGTTTCTACTCGTTCTGCGGCTTCTGCAACTTTGCATGTTTTGCCCTGATGCTCAATTCGATGGCCTTCTTTCGCCCGAATCAGCCATTTAAAACCCTGGCTGCTCATTTCCCTT encodes the following:
- a CDS encoding transposase yields the protein MNPLASLAPAIKDLASAQKSSFATTQAVWRFLNNDKISFSQLNQPIEHLACEQIKASPHQYALIVHDWSQLQYVKHHHKIQRLQRTHQYDSGYELQSSLLVDAASGLPIAPLAQTLSDASGCYSTFSQHSAGRKSHLDSLTEQIKVIEQYPIEKTCVHIIDREGDSIAHLREMSSQGFKWLIRAKEGHRIEHQGKTCKVAEAAERVETQQVQPIAYKGNRHMLHVGETAIRITRAAKPKRNDDSGQRVAPQPGSAIEARLIVAVVKDDQDKTVARWSLISNVPSEITTVEMTTWYYWRWTIECYFKLLKQAGHDIEAWLQTRPEAILRRLLISCMACVLTWRIQRSEDEHHQKIRVFLTRLSGRQQKRGRLESAPALLAGLSILLNTLQLLSEYSIDELNEIATMALGIS